Within Candidatus Rubrimentiphilum sp., the genomic segment CCTTGCCGATCTGCGTCGCGGGATTGAAATTCGCAGGAGTGAGCACGCGATCGGCCTGACGACGTGCAATCGCTTCGATGAGCGCCGAAAATGCTTCCGCCGGCCATTTCTTGCGAATGAGATCGGATTTTGCATAGAAGGCCGGTCGCGGAATCCGGCCGCTGCCGGAAACACCCGTATACGCGCATTCTTCCAGGCGAAGCGCCGCGCACACGGAGCCGCGTTGCGTTGAGATGTACGGCCCGGTTTCAACGGACGTTGCGCTCGGCTTTACGCCGGCTGCACTAAGAAACTCGTGTCCGAGCCCAAACGCCTCTTTCTCCGATCCTGCTAACGTAAACTCGACGATGATTTTCGCGCCTTCCGACGGCGCACGGTTCACGATTTCAGCCCAAACGTGCCCGCGTGGCGGCAACGTTTCGATCCAGTCCTGCATCGCGGTCAAAACGCGCAAGCCATGCAACAATGGAAAAGTGTACGCGATCTCCGTGAAGGACATGTCGACTGGATGAATCCGCGCCGTAAGCTCGACGACCGCGCCAAAATTGCCGCCACCGCCGCCGCGACATGCCCAGAGCAAATCGGAATGTTGCGTGTCGCTCGCAGTTAAGACGTCACCGGACGCATCGACCACCTTCAACTCCAGGATGTTGTCGCACGTCAACCCGTAAAGTCGCGAAAGGCGCCCGAATCCTCCGGCTTGGCTCAATCCGGTTACGCCGACCGTGGGACACGTGCCGGCAGGCAGCGACATGCGAGCAGGCCAGAGCCTTTCATACAAGGCCAGATTCGTAAAACCGGCGCCGAACGTTGCGCGCTGGTTCTTACTATCGATGCGAACCTCGCGCAGCGCGCTCACGTCGACAATCAATCCATGACTGGCGGAGAACCCGGCAAAACTATGGCCGCCGTTTCGCACCACGAATGGCAGCCCATGTTCTCGCGCGAACGCGATCGTGCGCCCCACATCGTGTGCGTCAGCGACGATAACGATCGCGGCGGGGAGCACGTTTGCAAACCTTGCGTTCCACGGTTCACTCTTCGAGCGGTATGCAGAATCCGCCGGCGTTATGACGTGGCCGCGAACGGCGGAGCGCAGTTGGGCAAGAGGCGCTGCCGAACGCGCGCTTAGCGGAAGACCTATTCCACCTAAGGCCGCGGCCGACGCCGCAGCCTCTATGAAGTGCCGGCGGTCGATCTTTTGCATCATTTTCATGTTCGACGTGAAGTTCGGGTCCCTCGCGCACGAGCGCCAGGCGAGCAGGCTTTCGGTCGCCTGCTGTGAACCCGACCAAAGAAGAGGGGCGTTTTTGCCATGGCAGTTCAAAAGCTTGAGGCGGATTTTTGCGTCGTCGGGGCGGGATATGCGGGCTTAACGGCTGCGTACCGGCTGCAACAGCAAAAGCATTCTGTGGTTTTACTCGAGGCTGCCCCGCGCTTTGGCGGCCGCGTCTGGTCCGAGCATCTCTCCGACGGAACGCACTTCGACATCGGCGGCGCGTGGGTAGGCAATGAAAAAGTGCAACCGGATATACGGCGCCTCATGAAAGAGCTGGATGTACTGCCCTACCGGCAGTTCACGGGAGGCGAGCACGGCAAAACCGTTTTCGTAGATGCAAAGGGTAAAGTTTCGTTCTACGAGCCGCTCAACAAAGACAACATACTCGGGCTTGCCGGCGTGCCGAACATCGGGGAGCTGGCGCAAGCCGAACTTGGCACTACGGTGTTTGCGCTCAACGATATGGCCGCGGCGGTTCACCTCGAAAGCCCCTGGGACGTCGTTGAACTTCCAGACACGCTGACGTTCAACCCAAAAACGTCGCGCGAAGCCGATACGATGTCGGTGGAAACATGGCTCAGCCTCAACATGTCGACGCCCGAAGCCCGCACGTTGCTAACAAACGCCTTTGTAGGAATCCTTGGTGTAAGCACGGCGTCGGCGTCGCTGCTTCATTTGCTTTGGATGCTCAGGACATTCGACGGCAGCTTTATGAATACGATCGGTTCGGGAGAGGGCGAAGCAGAAGAATTCCGAGTGAATAACGGCGCGCAAGAGATGGCCAAACGCATGGCGGCCAAGCTCGGT encodes:
- a CDS encoding FAD-binding oxidoreductase: MKMMQKIDRRHFIEAAASAAALGGIGLPLSARSAAPLAQLRSAVRGHVITPADSAYRSKSEPWNARFANVLPAAIVIVADAHDVGRTIAFAREHGLPFVVRNGGHSFAGFSASHGLIVDVSALREVRIDSKNQRATFGAGFTNLALYERLWPARMSLPAGTCPTVGVTGLSQAGGFGRLSRLYGLTCDNILELKVVDASGDVLTASDTQHSDLLWACRGGGGGNFGAVVELTARIHPVDMSFTEIAYTFPLLHGLRVLTAMQDWIETLPPRGHVWAEIVNRAPSEGAKIIVEFTLAGSEKEAFGLGHEFLSAAGVKPSATSVETGPYISTQRGSVCAALRLEECAYTGVSGSGRIPRPAFYAKSDLIRKKWPAEAFSALIEAIARRQADRVLTPANFNPATQIGKVAFESAGGAISQPGLDAMAFAHRDIRIVTQYQARWQPGSPASVARANIAWTQAMYDSVRPWLSGSAYQGYADPFLSDWQHQYYGTHVARLNEIKHKYDPENVFTYAQSLGRHSP